One Helicoverpa zea isolate HzStark_Cry1AcR chromosome 11, ilHelZeax1.1, whole genome shotgun sequence genomic window carries:
- the LOC124634503 gene encoding F-box/LRR-repeat protein fbxl-1-like, which produces MVHLDVTGAQLYPNTLAINDLPNEILIYIFSMVDFESLLAVSKVCMRWQQLCLTPCVWDNTRLIVCMKNYVRISENIVPFVAKYVKNVKLQYFKLYSHVRASLISYCPNLTHLEISISQVDSCIFDDLGSWPNLKFLSFRNSLIVQNTGNANGNFVYHLPFDKLKNLETLILSNFALTHDSLYNMLQCTHLVSINMEKMKNIPADFLESLLRTKQSTLRALHIYGDTLNDDIMRNISNCKVLQVLHIMTCKTLFDSSLLHLYRLKNLHSLKLRHGYFSTSALLAYFTNNKFQNLTYLSLSRCLHVTMQIAKAIKTSAPSLKELSFYLCPFITDPNFHRSELEKMFKIQLLLD; this is translated from the coding sequence ATGGTGCACCTCGACGTGACAGGTGCTCAACTATACCCAAACACTCTCGCCATAAATGACCTACCTAatgaaatacttatttacatattttcaatgGTAGATTTTGAGTCACTATTGGCAGTTTCTAAAGTTTGTATGAGATGGCAACAACTTTGCCTTACTCCATGTGTGTGGGACAACACGCGCCTCATAGTATGTATGAAGAACTATGTGAGGATAAGTGAAAACATTGTGCCTTTTGTCGCCAAGTATGTGAAAAATGTTAAACTACAGTATTTCAAGTTGTATTCTCACGTGAGGGCTTCCTTAATAAGCTATTGTCCTAATCTGACTCATCTAGAAATAAGTATATCTCAAGTTGATAGTTGTATCTTTGATGATCTAGGTAGCTGGCCAAACctaaaatttttgagttttcgtAACTCACTCATAGTACAAAATACTGGGAATGCAAATGGTAATTTTGTCTATCACTTGCCTTTTGATAAATTGAAAAACCTTGAGACTCTAATTTTGTCCAATTTTGCCCTAACTCATGATAGCTTGTACAACATGTTGCAGTGCACCCATTTAGTCAGTATTAATATGGAGAAAATGAAGAATATTCCGGCAGATTTTCTTGAATCTCTACTGAGAACCAAACAGTCTACTCTAAGAGCTTTACACATATATGGAGATACTCTGAATGATGATATCATGCGCAACATATCAAACTGTAAGGTGTTACAAGTATTGCACATTATGACATGTAAAACACTTTTTGATTCAAGTTTGCTGCACTTGTACAGACTAAAAAATTTACACTCATTAAAATTACGCCATGGATACTTTTCAACAAGTGCTCTGCTcgcatattttacaaataataaatttcaaaatttgACTTACTTAAGTCTCTCGCGTTGTTTACATGTGACTATGCAGATTGCAAAGGCTATAAAAACAAGTGCTCCCAGCCTCAAAGAGCTGTCTTTCTACCTGTGCCCTTTTATCACTGATCCCAACTTCCACAGGTCAGAGttagaaaaaatgtttaaaatacagTTATTACTGGATTGA
- the LOC124634504 gene encoding mucin-22-like has protein sequence MRIKLKYLHFLLPTLLFKCIATVPIQTASDFVEESLRVRVRRQDGTLTQQMFYAYPVPAGGDTVNIGKTAGTTAATAAPAGTAGGYSYKSSSTGNAGYNYGTSSTGTQTSTGSQVTSTGSQTTVTGTQTATNAGSSGNAASGYGYSAPSPTLSPTLQGSSEVSTNAPKYLPPTGAGTSGSTTTGGSVSIGGVSVTSGSGQVTTGGTTTSVQTGSVGTPSDTYLPPSVTTNTATSGQTVTSTSTKTQTNTGGTVSVPSQSYLPPNTSSGPSPAPSPGYNSGPAASPQPGYIPPSRTNTGTVSTPASTYLPPSFF, from the exons ATGCGTATAAAACTAAAGTATCTTCATTTTCTGCTTCCCACTTTGTTATTCAAATGTATAGCCACAGTGCCCATCCAAACTGCGAGTGACTTCGTGGAAGAAAGCCTGCGCGTTCGAGTAAGACGACAAGACGG GACGCTGACGCAGCAAATGTTTTACGCGTACCCCGTGCCGGCCGGTGGCGACACCGTCAACATAGGAAAAACTGCGGGGACCACCGCTGCGACCGCCGCTCCAGCAGGCACTGCTGGTGGATACAGCTACAAGTCCTCATCTACGGGTAACGCTGGATATAATTATGGCACGTCATCCACCGGAACCCAGACTAGCACAGGCTCTCAGGTTACCAGTACTGGATCGCAAACTACAGTAACCGGCACTCAAACTGCCACTAATGCGGGCTCCTCCGGTAACGCTGCTTCAGGTTACGGTTACAGCGCACCTTCGCCCACTCTTTCCCCGACCCTCCAGGGCTCTTCAGAGGTCTCGACAAATGCTCCTAAATATTTGCCACCAACAGGTGCAGGTACAAGTGGAAGTACCACAACTGGGGGTAGTGTAAGCATAGGAGGTGTTTCTGTCACTTCTGGATCAGGTCAAGTCACCACCGGTGGGACTACAACTTCCGTGCAAACCGGATCTGTGGGAACTCCGTCTGATACATATCTACCACCTTCGGTGACCACAAATACTGCAACATCAGGCCAAACAGTTACTTCAACATCTacaaaaactcaaacaaacacaGGTGGAACAGTTTCAGTGCCAAGTCAATCTTACTTGCCGCCAAACACTTCGTCGGGACCTTCTCCGGCACCTTCTCCGGGATATAACTCCGGGCCAGCAGCGTCACCACAACCAGGTTACATACCGCCGTCTAGAACTAATACGGGAACTGTGTCGACGCCTGCATCGACTTATTTACCCCCGTCTTTCTTTTAA
- the LOC124634579 gene encoding glutathione S-transferase 1-1 produces MVLKLYYLEDGPPSLSCRQVLEALQPIDFELVNVSFYHGEHMTEEFGKMNPQKEIPVLEDDGFFLSESVAIMQYICDKYKPGNRLYPTDPKARAIVNHRLLFNLTTYYHDLVTYTIMPIYFAYERSPEGLKRVHRALDLFDTYLQRLGTSHAAADHLTIADFPLVNSTMLLEVIDFDFSQYKHVTKWYNDFKKNHPASWAVSAEGMRLMKNCAANLPDLSHLNHPLHPTRSIKK; encoded by the exons ATGGTGCTGAAACTTTACTACTTGGAGGATGGTCCTCCGTCACTCTCCTGTCGACAAGTCCTGGAGGCCCTACAGCCTATTGACTTCGAGCTGGTTAACGTCAGCTTTTATCATGGAGAGCATATGACCGAGGAGTTCGGGAAG ATGAACCCTCAAAAAGAGATCCCAGTGCTCGAAGACGATGGATTCTTCTTGAGCGAAAGCGTGGCCATCATGCAGTATATTTGTGACAAATACAAACCAGGGAATCGTTTATACCCTACAGATCCTAAAGCGAG GGCTATTGTGAACCACCGGCTGTTGTTCAACTTGACCACGTACTACCATGATTTAGTTACGTACACG ATCATGCCCATCTACTTCGCCTATGAGCGCAGCCCCGAGGGTTTGAAGCGCGTCCACCGGGCGCTGGACCTGTTCGATACGTACCTGCAGAGGCTCGGCACCAGCCACGCGGCCGCTGACCACCTCACCATCGCCGACTTCCCGCTCGTCAACTCCACTATGCTGCTCGAAGTTATTGACTTCGACTTCTCCCAGTACAAACAC GTTACCAAATGGTACAACGATTTCAAGAAGAATCATCCCGCCTCGTGGGCGGTCTCCGCAGAGGGCATGAGGCTGATGAAAAACTGTGCAGCCAACTTACCCGACTTGTCCCACCTTAACCACCCCCTTCATCCCACTAGATCcattaagaaataa